The DNA region TCGGCACCGTGGGCGGCCCGCAGAACAGCCCCTGGAACAGCCTCCCGCGCCACCTGCGCCCGGAGAGCGGCCTGCTCGCGCTCAGAAAGGCGCTGGGCTGCTACGCGAACCTGCGGCCCGTGCGCGTGCAGCCGGGGCTGGAACACCTCTCGCCCCTCAAGCCCGAGCTGGCGCGCGGGGTGGACATCCTGATCGTGCGCGAGCTGCTGGGCGGCATCTACTTCGACGGAGACCGGCGGATCGAGGGCGGCGCGGCCTACAACACCATGCGCTACACCACGCCCGAGGTCGAGCGGGTGGCCCGGGTCGCCTTCTGGGCCGCCGAGCAGCGCCGGGGCCGGGTGACGAGCGTGGACAAGGCGAACGTGCTGGAGGTCTCCGAACTGTGGCGCCGGGACGTGACCGCCCTGCGGAACCGCGAGTACCGCAACGTCCACCTGAACCACGAGTACGTGGACTCGGTCGCTATGCTGATCGTGGCCGACCCCGGCCGCTACGACGTGATCGTCACGGAGAACCTCTTCGGCGACATCCTCTCCGACCTCGCCGCCGTGATTCCGGGCAGTCTGGGCCTGATGCCGAGCGCGAGCCTGGGAGACGGCCCGGGCCTCTTCGAGCCCATCCACGGGAGCGCCCCCGACATCGCCGGGCAGGGGATCGCCAACCCCGCCGCCGCGATCATGAGCGCGGGGATGCTGCTGCGCCACTCGCTGCACCGCCCCGAGGCCGCCAACCAGATCGACCGCGCCGTCGCCCTGGCCCTGCGCGAGCACCCCACCCGCGACCTGGGCGGCAAGGCGGACACGCGGACCTTTACCCACGCCGTGCTGGACGCGATGGCGAGCCCGAGCGTCGGGTAGGGGTGGAACGTGCGGAGCGCAGAGGAAGGGGAGGTGCCTCTGCGCTCCACATTTTACCGCTTGTCTTTCTGATCCCGGGGGCGTGCGGAGTGGCCCCCGTCCCACGCGCGGCGAATCACCCTGACGATCACATACAGACCGAACAGCAGCGCGAGGAAAGCCAGCAGCACGATCAGGTCCATCACTCCGGGGGTGGGCATGACCCAGCTTACGTGTCCCGGCCCGTCCCGTTCCCGAGGAGCCCCATGACCCAGTACGCCCGCGCCTGCCTCGCCACGCAGGACGCCGTGCCCCAGCGGGAGGTGGGGGAGCGGCTGCTCCTCGACTTCCTGCCCGCGCACACCCGGCGGGTGCTGAATCCTGGGTGCGGCGACGGTCGCCTGCTCGCTCCAGTCCGCTCGCGTTTCCGGCACGCGGAGGGTATGGCGCTCGACGCGTCGGAGACGATGTTCGACGCGGCCCGTGTTCGTTTCGCGGGACAAGCTGGCGTGAGGGTAGCTCACCACGGTTTGAACGACCCGCTGCCCGACCTGGGCATCTTCGACGCGGTGGTGAGCGGCTTCGCCATCCACCCCCCTGCCCGACGGGCGCAAGCGGACGCTCTGCAGGCAGATTTGTGCCTGCCTGGCACCGGGCGGAGTGATTTTCTCCACCTCGAACACGTCCCCAGGGTGAACGAGACGTAACGCGCCTGGTTTCTCACGCTGCTGGGTGGGGCCGAGGGAGGCCCTGAGTCACCGCCTCGTACCCGCCCGGGCACAGGTGGGGTGGGTGCGGAAGTGGACGTGGGGTGCCGGTTTTGGGAGGAGGGGGCTGGAACTTGCCCTGATCGTGGGCCGGGTGGACTGAGGCTCGGGAGCCTCTTCCTTCCCTTTCCCCCGCGTGGTAGACCTCCCTATGCGCCGCGCCTTTTTCACCCTCGCCCTGCTCGCCGTCCCCGCCCTGACCGCCGCGCGGGCGGCGCCGGAGGTGTTCGTCGCCTACCCGCCGGAAGGGCACCGGGTCGCGTTCGATCACGTGATCCTGGAGGGAAGCGTGCCGCCCGGCGCGAGGCTCAGGGTGGGCGGGCAGCCCGCGCAGGTCGGGCCCGACGGCCTCTTCATCCTGTGGTGGCCGCTGCGCGTCGGCACGAACGACCTGCGGCTGGTCACGACGCTGAACGGGCAGACAGGCACGCGGACGCTGCGGGTCATTCGCACGGCCACCGGGCCGCTGCCCGCCACCCCCACCTCGATTGACCGGAAGAGCGTGACGCCGGGCGCGGCGTACGAGTTCTGGGACGCGGCGCGGGACTCGCCGGACGAGCGCCGTGTGCCCGTGTCCTTCCGGGGCTCGCCGGGCGGGCGGGCGGCCTTTCGCGTGGGAACCGGGGCGTGGTCCCCGCTGCCGGAGGTCGAGCCGGGCCGCTACGAGGCTGCCTACGTGGTTCCCGTCGCCGCCCGGCTGGAGAATGCCGCCGTGACGGTCCGCCTCACCGGGCGCGACGGCAGGACGCTGACGGCCACGGCCCCCGGGCCTCTGACGAGTACGGGTGAGGGACTCCGCACCGGTACCCAGCGGCCCGGCACGGTGCGCGGCCTGGGGTTGAACGACGCGGGCAACGTGACGACCACCCAGGAGGGAAAGCCTTTCCTGTACCCGCGAGGCGGCATGACCTTCACGCTCGTCGGGCGGGTGGGGGAGGACGTGCGCGCCCGCCTCGCGCCCGGTGTGAGCGTGCTGATCAGCGCGAAGCAACTGGATGTGACCCCCGGGATTCCCGCCCCCGCCACGGGTGGGGAGGTCGGGCTGGACGCCGGGCCTGCCGAGGAGACTCCCCCCGTCCCGCTGCTCCCGGCTCTTCCCTTCACGCCGCTCGTGCCCACGAGTACGCCGGAGGGTGCCTTGCCTGCTGGTTCTCCCGCTGACGCCCCCGGGGAGGACTTGCGCGTCCGCGTTCCCCTCGGCGGCGCCCGCGTCCCCTTCACCGTCGCCCAGGAGGGGGAGGGCCGCCGCCTGGCCCTGACCCTGTACGGGCTGGTCACGCCGCCCACCCTCGCCGCGCCCCTCGCCGACCCGCTGATCGCCGGGGGGAAGATCGAGACCGTCGCCCTCGGGGTCACGCGGCTGACCCTCGACCTGACGCAGGCGCAGACGTGGGGCTTCACGGCCGGGTACGAGGGGGACGACCTGCTCCTCACCGTGCGCCGCCCGCCGACCCTCGACCCGGTGCGTCCCCTCGCGGGGCGGGTGATCGTCCTCGACCCGGGACACGGCGGCACCCAGTTCGGCGGGGCCGGGAGCCTGCGGGTGCCCGAAAAGGACCTGACCCTCCCCATCGCCCGCCGGGTGGCCGAACTGCTGCGTGCCCAAGGCGCCGACGCGGTGCTCACCCGCGACGCCGACGTGACCCTGGGCCTGTACGAACGCGGCCTGCTCGCCGAGGAGAAAGGGGCCGACCTCCTCGTCTCCATCCACGCCAACGCCCTGCCCGACGGGCGCGATCCCCGGGGCATCCGTGGCCCGGAGGTGTACTTCACCCACCCGCAGGCGCAGGCCCCCGCCGCCGCCATCCTCGCCGCCCTGCACCGCACGCTGCCCGACCTCGGCCCGGGGCAGGGTCTCAAGCCCGGCGCCGACCTCGCCCTCACCCGGCCCACCACCCAGCCCAGCCTCCTCGTCGAGACGGCGTACCTCACCGATCCGGGGAACCTGCGCGTCCTGATGGACCCGGGCAGGCGCGAACGCTTCGCGCAGGCCATCGCGGCGGGCATCACGGACTTCTACGCAGACCAGGCGAGGGAGGATTGAGCCCGGTGGGGGCGCTTCACCTCGGGAGGAGAACGCTCTATGGACTTGCCGCGCCCAGGCCCACTCTTTCATAAGGTCGACTGCTTGCAGATTCCCGTGCCCGACCTCGAAGCTGGCCTGACCTTCTACCGCGACTGCCTGGGCCACGAACTGCTCTGGCGAACGGCGACCGCCGCCGGGCTGAGGATGCCCGAGACGGACGCCGAACTGGTGCTTCGGACGGAGCGGCCCGAGCTGGAGGTCAACCTCCTCGTTTCTTCCGCCGACGCCGCCACGGAGGCCGTGGTGCAAGCGGGCGGAAGTGTCGTGGAGCCGCCGTTCGACGTTCAGGTGGGCCGCTGCGCCGTTTTGCTGGACCCCTGGGGAAATCGGCTGGTCCTCCTCGATCTGAGCCGGGGCCTCCTGATCACCGACGAACGGGGCAACGTCGTCGGGCGAGGGGCTGGAGAGGCGCCGTGAGACGACCGCTCCGCCCTGGCTCGATTCCGGTCCTGCACGGCTCCGGTGATGCCGGGTCGCCGCGCCCAGCCGCCTCCCGCTGCTAAAATCCCCGGTTATGGACCTCAAGGCTCAACTCAAGGCCGCCGTCGAACAGGCTGCCGCCGCGCTCGGTGCCCCTGTCACCGACTCGCTGGTCGTGATTCAGGAGACTCCCGCGAACAAGCCCGGCGACTACGGCACCCCCGCCGCCTTCCAGATCGCCAAGGCGCTCGGCGGGAACCCCGCGCAGGTCGCCTCGCAACTCGCCGGGAAGGTCGAGCTTCCGGCAGGTATCGCGCGGGTGGAGGCCACCGGCCCCTTCCTCAACTTCTTCGTGGACGTGGGCGAGTTCGTGCGCGGGGTGGTCGAGAACCCTACCGAAGTCGAGGCCAGGGGCGGCAAGGTGGTCATCGAGCACACCTCCGTCAACCCCAACAAGGAACTGCACGTCGGCCACCTGCGGAACGTGGTGCTGGGCGACAGCATGGCCCGCATCTTCCGGGCAGCGGGGCACACCGTCGAGGTCCAGAACTACATCGACGACACCGGGCGCCAGGCGGCGGAGGCCCTCTTCGCGGTCGGCCACTACCACCGCGTCTGGAACGGCGTGCAGAAGTACGACCACTGGCTCGGGGAAGGCTACGTGCGCCTGAACGCCGACCCCGAGAAGCCCAGCCTGGAGGAGGGCATCAGCGCCGTCATGCACCGCCTGGAGGCCGGGGAGCTTCGCGGCGAGATCGAGAAGGTCGTGAGGGCTCACCTCGAAACCTGCTTCCGGCTGGGCGCCCGCTACGATCTCCTGAACTGGGAGTCGGACGTGGTGGGCAGCGGCTTTCTCGCGCAGGCCATGAACATCCTGGAGGAGAGCCGCTCCACCTCGCACCCGCAAGGGGGCAAGTACGCGGGCGCTTTCGTTATGGACGTGTCGGAGTTCATGCCTGGTCTCGAAGAGCCCCAGGTCGTCCTGATGCGCTCGGACGGCACGGCGATGTACGCCGCCAAGGACATCGGCTACCAGTTCTGGAAATTCGGCCTCTTCGAGGGGATGAAATTCAAGCCCTTCATGCGGGACCCCGAGGGCAAGACGGTCTGGACGAGCGCCCCCGACGGGCAGCCCGACACCGAGCGCCGCTTCGGCCACGCGCAGGAGGTCATCAACGTGATCGACTCGCGGCAGGAGCACCCGCAGAAGATCGTGCGGGCGTCCCTGGGCGTGGCGGGTCACCCGCAGGAGGAGGAACGCAGCATCCACCTCTCCTACGCCTTCGTGACCCTGGAGGGGCAGACGATCAGCGGGCGCAAGGGCATCGCCGTGAGTGCGGACGAGGCGATGGACGAGGCCGAACGGCGGGCGAGAGCTGTCCTGACCGAGTTCAACCCCAACCTCGACCAAGAGGATGCGGCGGAGATCGCGCGTCGCGTGGGCATCGGTGCAATCCGCTTCGCCATGCTTAAGGCAGAGCCGACGCGCAAGATTGATTTCCGTTGGGAGCAGGCGCTCGCTCTGAACGGGGATGCGGCTCCTTATGTGCAGTACGCCGCCGTTCGCGCTGCAAGTATTCTCCGCAAGGCGCAGGAAGCCGGGTACGCCGTAGGCGGCACGGGAGCCGACTGGGCCGCCCTGCCCGACGTGGACCTCACCCTCGCCAAGATGGTCGCCAAGTTGCCCGAGGTCGTCGCTCAAAGCGTCCGCGTCCACTCACCGCACGTCGTCGCCCAGTACGCCCTCGACCTCGCCACCGCCTTCAACGCCTGGTTCAACGCGAAGGACAAGGCCGGGAAGTCCGCTACCAACGTCCTCCACAGCCCCGAGGGTCTGCGTGAGGCCCGCCTCGCCCTCGTCGCCCGGTTGCGCAGGGGCTTCGAGGAGACGCTGGCCCTCATCGGGATCGAGGTGCCAAGCGCGATGTGAGCGGGGACTGGGCCAGCCTGACCGAGTACCGCGCGGCCCTGGAGTTCGTCTGGGCGCTTGAAACCCTGGCCCATTTCATCCCCTTCAGTCCCTTCGGGAGCGTCGAGGAGATGGCCGCGTTCTGTGAGCGCTTGGCTGATGCCCACGCCGGGAACGCCGCCGCCCTCTTCCACCTGTGGCTGCGCTGGGTGGCGGAGGGCAACTGGCGGTCCGAACCGCTGGCATGGCTGCTCGTCAACCTGCTGCTGCGTCACCCCATCGAGGGGGAGGCGGCCCTCTCCACCGTCTGCCACGGCGTCTCCCGGATGGGTGCCGAGCGGCTCCGACGGCAGTTCGGGGAGGACTGACCCCCTCACCCCCGCGCCCGCACCTCGAAGCCCGCCGCGCTCAGAATCTCGCCCGCCCGGCGCACGTCCTCGGGGCTCTCCAGCCCTAGCCGCATCGCGCCCCCCTCCTCGCGGATGGCGAGGACCTCGATGTCCTTGATGTTCACGCCCGCCTCCCCGAGCGCCTGGGTCACTGCGCCGATCTGGTTCGGCCTGTCGGGCACCGCGACCACGAGGTCGTGTTTGGGGGGTAGGAGGCTGCGCTTGACCACCGGCAGGCTGTCCCGCGTGCGCTTGCCCTCCTGCGCCGCGTCGAGCAGGTCGTCCGGCTCGTCGAGGTCGGCCTCCAGGCGGTCGAGCTGCCGCCGGAAGCGGGACAGGGCCTCGCGCAGGGCCGAGCGGTTCTCCACCACCATGTCGCGGCTCATGCGGGGGTCGCCGCTCGCCACCCGCGTCAGGTCGCGGAAGCCCCCCGCCGCGAGCAGGCTCAGCCGCTCGTCCCGCGCGACCATGTGCGTCAGCGCGAGGCTGGCGAGGTACGGCAGGTGGCTCACCGTCGCCACGAGCTGATCGTGCGCGTCGGGCGGCATCACGACCGGGGCCGCGCCGAGGTGTTCGACCAGGGTGCGGGCTTTGCTCAGGGCCGTCAGCGGCGTGTGGTCGCTCGGCGTCAGAACCCACACGGCGTTTTCCAGCAGCCCGGCCCGCGCGTGTGTCACCCCGCCCCGCTCGCTGCCCGCCATCGGGTGCCCGGCGACGAAGTTGCGCACCCCCAGCGCCTCCATCTCGGCGGCGATCCCGGCCTTCACGCTGCCCACGTCGGTCACGAGCGCCCCCCGTGACAGCCACGGGGCCAGTTCCCGCGCCAGCGGTGCCAGCGACCGCATCGGCGCGGCGAGGACCACGAGGTCGGCGTCCCGCAGCCACTCGCCCGGCGTGGCCCGCACCTCGTCCACCACCCCCAGCGCTTCCGCCTCGCGCAGCACCTCCACGCTGTTGTCGAGCCCGATCACCCGCCGGGCCAGAAACCGCTGCCGCAGCCCCAGCGCCACGCTTCCCCCGATGAGTCCCACGCCCGCCACGACGGCCGTATCGAACAGCGGGGCGGGCGTCACGGGCGCGGCAGGGTCGGTCATGAGGGGGAGGCTAGCACGCGTCCCCGGGCGGGCCGGGGGGCTGTTCGGTCAGGCTCCAGGCTCCGTCACCCACTGCACGAGCTGGAAGATCACCCCGTTCGGGTCCTCGACCTGGAAGTACCTCTCCCCCCACGGCTCCGTCTCGATGGGCGTGACGACGGGCACCCCCTCGGCCCGCAGCCGCTCGTACTCGGCGTCGATTCCGTCCACGACGAAGACGACCAGCAGCCCTTCTCCCGCGTGCCCGGCGATGCGCCCCGGCTTGAACGTCTCCAGTCCGGTCCGCAGGAAGATCAGGTTGAATCCCACGTCTTCCCTCGCCAGCGAGGACATCACCCCCTCGACCTCCATGTCCGGCACGAACCCGAAGTGCCTACGGGCAAACCCGGCGGAGGCGGCCACATCGGCGACGTTGAGCGAGATGGCAGACGCGGTAACGTTCATGCTCGACCTCCTGCGGGCTGTCCGGGCTCCCCTCGGAAACCAGCGGACTTCCCCGCTGCCAAGTTGACAGCACTCTGTCAAGACAAGCACTCTACTCATTTCGACAGTATCCTGTCAATGCTGTGGCGTACTCCCCGGCTGGCCTGGCCTTTTCCGATCTCGTCGTGCTGATCTTTCGACTCAACGGCACGCTGCTCAAGGCGGGCGACCGGATGACCGCGCCCGTCGGGCAGACGAGTGCGCGCTGGCAGGTGCTGGGGGTGATCGACGAGCGGCCCATGACCGTGGCGGCCATCGCCCGCACGATGGGCCTGACCCGCCAGAGCGTGCAGCGCACCGCCGACCTGCTCGTCGAGGACGGCCTGGCGGCGTACGAGGACAACCCCGAACACCGGCGGGCGAAACTGCTGCGGCTCCTGCCTCTCGGTCAGGAGGTCCTGAACGTGATCGAGGCGAGCCAACAGGACTGGGCCAACCGGGTGGGAGAGGCCGTGGGCGAGTCGGAGCTGAGCCGGGCGGTCACCCTGCTCGAACGCCTGCTCCTTGCGCTGGACCGGGAGGAGGGGAGGGGAGGGGGACGATGACGCCGCTCTCCCGCTTCACCCCTCCCGCTTCTTGCGCGCCCGGTACGTCAGCAGGTCGGCGTACATCTTCGTGCGGAAGCCCACGCCCTTCCAGAAGCCGCGCTTCTTCTCCTTGAGCACCTGGCGCAGTTGCGGGAGTTCCACGTAGCCCCAGCGTGCCTCCGTGGCCTTGAGGTGATCGGTGATGGGCGGCTCGGGCCACCGTTCCTCGCCCAGACGCGGGACCTCCAGCAGCCACTCCCGGCGGCAGGCCCGCTGCCCGCTGAGGTGCGGGGTGAGCTTGTTCCCCCAGTCGGTGACAAAGCCGCCGCCCTCGAAGACACCGATAGCCATGTCGAGTTCCCCGGCGAGCACGGGCCGCAGCAGCACCTCCAGGTGTTCGCGCGTCAGGCCAATCAGGTCGGCGTCGAGCATCACGACGTACTCGGCGTCCGTGGCCTCCAGCGCGGCCTTGAGGGCGGGGCCCTTGCCCGCGTTCTCGCTCAGCTCGACCACCTGTGCCCCGGCTTCGCGCGCTGCCTGTGGGGTGCGGTCGCTGCTGCCGTCGCTGGCGACGACCACGTCGGGCGTGAGTTCCCGCGCGACCCGGACTACGTCTCCCACCGTCTCCTCCTCGTTGAAGGCGGGAATCACGACCGCCACGCGCGCCACTGCCTGCCCCATCGGGGCTCATGGTAAGGCTTCGGGCCGCGTGAGGTCGGCTGACCGCCGGGTCGTGAAGGAAATGTATCGCGCGCCGGAAACTAAAGCCCGCCGTTCCCCTCGCCTCACGCTTCCTCTCCGGGGGGCGCCTACGCTGAGACTGACCGCCCGGACACCTTCAGCCCCACTCCCCCGGAGGCCCCTCATGGAATACCAAGGCACCCGCCGCATCCAGGCATCTCCCGACGAGGTCTTCGCGTTCGTCTCGGACGTGCGCAACCTCCCCCGTTACCTGCCCACCACCAAGCGTGCCGAGCCCCAGGGCGAGGAACGGGTCGCGGTCGAGGGCGAGGCCAACGGCCACCAGTACCAGGCCGACGGGCACTTCCACCAGGACGCCCAGAACCACCGCCTGGAGTGGGGCAGTGACGGCGAGATCAGCTATTCCGGCACCCTGGAGGTCATGCCCGACGGCGACGGCTCCCAGGTCAGCGTCAAGCTCCGCTTCGAGCCCGACCCCCAGCGCGCCCCCAACCAGGACATGCCCGGCCAGGCCCCCTCCGACAACCAGATTCAGGAGGGCATCGACAAGGCCCTGGAGTCCATTCAGAACTTCGTCGAGGGCCGGGGCGGCAAGGAGGAACCCAGCGCCGCGACCTGAGCAAGATGTCGAAAGGGCCCGCCATCCCGAGCGGGCCCCTTTCTTTTGCTGACCGCTGAAAGCTGACTGCTCTAGAAAAACCGGCTCACGTCCCGCACCACCACGAACACCATCAGCAGCATCACCAGCGCGAAGCCCGCCACGTTGATCACCTGCTCCTGCGCCAGCGAGAGCGGGCGGCCCCGCAGCGCCCCGACGAGGACGAGCATGATGCGCCCGCCGTCGAGCCCGGGAATCGGGATCAGGTTGAAAAAGGCGAGCGAGAGGTTGAGCAGGATGGCGACCTGCACGAGCGCCCAGGGGCTCACCCGCGCCGCCTGGCTGACGACCTCCGCCGTGCCGATGGGCCCGGTCACGTTCTCGTCGCGCGAGAGGTCGAGGGTGAAGAAGCGGGCGAAGAGGTTCCCGAACGCCCGCAGAATCTGCGGCACGGCCTCGGCGGTCGTCTGGAGTGAGGTCACGAAAGCGGTGGGCACGCTGGCAGGCTGAACGTCCGGCCCGTACCCGATGCCGAGAAGCTGCCGGGCGCCGTTCACGCGCGGTCGCCAGTCGAAGGTCACCTCCTGCGCCGCCCCGCCCCGCTCGACCGTCAGCGTCTTGCGGCCCGGGGTGGTCAGCAGGTCGCGCAGGCTCTCCCAGCCGGGACGGGTCTGCCCGCTCACGGTGATCGTCTCCGCAATGTCCCGCCCGTTCAGCGCCGTGACCACGTCCCCGGGCCGGAGACCGAGAGATTGCGCCCGCGAGCCCTCCCGCACCGACTCGATCCGCACCCGGTCGAGGGCCGGGATGCCCTGTGCGCTGAAGTTGGCCGTCATCAGCCCAATTGCCAGCACGAGGTTCATCAGCGGCCCGGCGAGGAGCACGGCCACCTTGCCCCAGGCGGGCAGCGCCGCAAAACCCCGCGTGGGCTGGCGGTACGTACCCCCCGGCCCTTCCTCCGGCGCCATGCCCTCGATCTCCACGTACCCGCCGATGGGCAGCAGGCTGATCCGCCACTCGGTGCCGCGCCACGCCCTGCGGAGCAGCACCGGCCCCATCCCCACGCTGAAGGATTTGACCGGCACCCCCTGCCTCTTTGCCAGCGCGTAGTGTGCCAACTCGTGCAGGAAGGTCGCCACGCCGATGATCAGGAGGGTCCACAGCAGGCCCACCGGTGTCAGGGCCGCCCCGATGCTTTGCAGGATACTCACGCCCGCACCCCCGTCCTCACGAGTTCCTCCGCCCGGGTCCGCGCCCAGCCTTCCGTCTCCTGCAAGGTCTCCCAGGTCGGCGTCCCGGCAGGTGTCTCGTCCATCACCCGCTCGATCAGGCGCGGGATGGCGGTGAAGCCGATTCTCCCC from Deinococcus aetherius includes:
- a CDS encoding class I SAM-dependent methyltransferase, with the translated sequence MTQYARACLATQDAVPQREVGERLLLDFLPAHTRRVLNPGCGDGRLLAPVRSRFRHAEGMALDASETMFDAARVRFAGQAGVRVAHHGLNDPLPDLGIFDAVVSGFAIHPPARRAQADALQADLCLPGTGRSDFLHLEHVPRVNET
- a CDS encoding VOC family protein — its product is MNVTASAISLNVADVAASAGFARRHFGFVPDMEVEGVMSSLAREDVGFNLIFLRTGLETFKPGRIAGHAGEGLLVVFVVDGIDAEYERLRAEGVPVVTPIETEPWGERYFQVEDPNGVIFQLVQWVTEPGA
- a CDS encoding prephenate dehydrogenase, with the translated sequence MTDPAAPVTPAPLFDTAVVAGVGLIGGSVALGLRQRFLARRVIGLDNSVEVLREAEALGVVDEVRATPGEWLRDADLVVLAAPMRSLAPLARELAPWLSRGALVTDVGSVKAGIAAEMEALGVRNFVAGHPMAGSERGGVTHARAGLLENAVWVLTPSDHTPLTALSKARTLVEHLGAAPVVMPPDAHDQLVATVSHLPYLASLALTHMVARDERLSLLAAGGFRDLTRVASGDPRMSRDMVVENRSALREALSRFRRQLDRLEADLDEPDDLLDAAQEGKRTRDSLPVVKRSLLPPKHDLVVAVPDRPNQIGAVTQALGEAGVNIKDIEVLAIREEGGAMRLGLESPEDVRRAGEILSAAGFEVRARG
- the leuB gene encoding 3-isopropylmalate dehydrogenase; this translates as MPKVVTLPGDGIGPEVTAAAVEVLREVAPDVKVEEHAIGGGAYDRDGDPFPQRTRDALGDADAVLLGTVGGPQNSPWNSLPRHLRPESGLLALRKALGCYANLRPVRVQPGLEHLSPLKPELARGVDILIVRELLGGIYFDGDRRIEGGAAYNTMRYTTPEVERVARVAFWAAEQRRGRVTSVDKANVLEVSELWRRDVTALRNREYRNVHLNHEYVDSVAMLIVADPGRYDVIVTENLFGDILSDLAAVIPGSLGLMPSASLGDGPGLFEPIHGSAPDIAGQGIANPAAAIMSAGMLLRHSLHRPEAANQIDRAVALALREHPTRDLGGKADTRTFTHAVLDAMASPSVG
- a CDS encoding M50 family metallopeptidase, which codes for MSILQSIGAALTPVGLLWTLLIIGVATFLHELAHYALAKRQGVPVKSFSVGMGPVLLRRAWRGTEWRISLLPIGGYVEIEGMAPEEGPGGTYRQPTRGFAALPAWGKVAVLLAGPLMNLVLAIGLMTANFSAQGIPALDRVRIESVREGSRAQSLGLRPGDVVTALNGRDIAETITVSGQTRPGWESLRDLLTTPGRKTLTVERGGAAQEVTFDWRPRVNGARQLLGIGYGPDVQPASVPTAFVTSLQTTAEAVPQILRAFGNLFARFFTLDLSRDENVTGPIGTAEVVSQAARVSPWALVQVAILLNLSLAFFNLIPIPGLDGGRIMLVLVGALRGRPLSLAQEQVINVAGFALVMLLMVFVVVRDVSRFF
- a CDS encoding SRPBCC family protein, which gives rise to MEYQGTRRIQASPDEVFAFVSDVRNLPRYLPTTKRAEPQGEERVAVEGEANGHQYQADGHFHQDAQNHRLEWGSDGEISYSGTLEVMPDGDGSQVSVKLRFEPDPQRAPNQDMPGQAPSDNQIQEGIDKALESIQNFVEGRGGKEEPSAAT
- a CDS encoding N-acetylmuramoyl-L-alanine amidase family protein — encoded protein: MVDLPMRRAFFTLALLAVPALTAARAAPEVFVAYPPEGHRVAFDHVILEGSVPPGARLRVGGQPAQVGPDGLFILWWPLRVGTNDLRLVTTLNGQTGTRTLRVIRTATGPLPATPTSIDRKSVTPGAAYEFWDAARDSPDERRVPVSFRGSPGGRAAFRVGTGAWSPLPEVEPGRYEAAYVVPVAARLENAAVTVRLTGRDGRTLTATAPGPLTSTGEGLRTGTQRPGTVRGLGLNDAGNVTTTQEGKPFLYPRGGMTFTLVGRVGEDVRARLAPGVSVLISAKQLDVTPGIPAPATGGEVGLDAGPAEETPPVPLLPALPFTPLVPTSTPEGALPAGSPADAPGEDLRVRVPLGGARVPFTVAQEGEGRRLALTLYGLVTPPTLAAPLADPLIAGGKIETVALGVTRLTLDLTQAQTWGFTAGYEGDDLLLTVRRPPTLDPVRPLAGRVIVLDPGHGGTQFGGAGSLRVPEKDLTLPIARRVAELLRAQGADAVLTRDADVTLGLYERGLLAEEKGADLLVSIHANALPDGRDPRGIRGPEVYFTHPQAQAPAAAILAALHRTLPDLGPGQGLKPGADLALTRPTTQPSLLVETAYLTDPGNLRVLMDPGRRERFAQAIAAGITDFYADQARED
- a CDS encoding VOC family protein gives rise to the protein MDLPRPGPLFHKVDCLQIPVPDLEAGLTFYRDCLGHELLWRTATAAGLRMPETDAELVLRTERPELEVNLLVSSADAATEAVVQAGGSVVEPPFDVQVGRCAVLLDPWGNRLVLLDLSRGLLITDERGNVVGRGAGEAP
- a CDS encoding MarR family winged helix-turn-helix transcriptional regulator, with protein sequence MAYSPAGLAFSDLVVLIFRLNGTLLKAGDRMTAPVGQTSARWQVLGVIDERPMTVAAIARTMGLTRQSVQRTADLLVEDGLAAYEDNPEHRRAKLLRLLPLGQEVLNVIEASQQDWANRVGEAVGESELSRAVTLLERLLLALDREEGRGGGR
- a CDS encoding arginine--tRNA ligase — its product is MDLKAQLKAAVEQAAAALGAPVTDSLVVIQETPANKPGDYGTPAAFQIAKALGGNPAQVASQLAGKVELPAGIARVEATGPFLNFFVDVGEFVRGVVENPTEVEARGGKVVIEHTSVNPNKELHVGHLRNVVLGDSMARIFRAAGHTVEVQNYIDDTGRQAAEALFAVGHYHRVWNGVQKYDHWLGEGYVRLNADPEKPSLEEGISAVMHRLEAGELRGEIEKVVRAHLETCFRLGARYDLLNWESDVVGSGFLAQAMNILEESRSTSHPQGGKYAGAFVMDVSEFMPGLEEPQVVLMRSDGTAMYAAKDIGYQFWKFGLFEGMKFKPFMRDPEGKTVWTSAPDGQPDTERRFGHAQEVINVIDSRQEHPQKIVRASLGVAGHPQEEERSIHLSYAFVTLEGQTISGRKGIAVSADEAMDEAERRARAVLTEFNPNLDQEDAAEIARRVGIGAIRFAMLKAEPTRKIDFRWEQALALNGDAAPYVQYAAVRAASILRKAQEAGYAVGGTGADWAALPDVDLTLAKMVAKLPEVVAQSVRVHSPHVVAQYALDLATAFNAWFNAKDKAGKSATNVLHSPEGLREARLALVARLRRGFEETLALIGIEVPSAM
- a CDS encoding glycosyltransferase family 2 protein; protein product: MGQAVARVAVVIPAFNEEETVGDVVRVARELTPDVVVASDGSSDRTPQAAREAGAQVVELSENAGKGPALKAALEATDAEYVVMLDADLIGLTREHLEVLLRPVLAGELDMAIGVFEGGGFVTDWGNKLTPHLSGQRACRREWLLEVPRLGEERWPEPPITDHLKATEARWGYVELPQLRQVLKEKKRGFWKGVGFRTKMYADLLTYRARKKREG